The nucleotide window GGGCACGGTACGTTCCACCAAGGCATTATAGTGCCCCGGCTGGCGCCGGGAAAGACCTGCCACCCGGAGACTTCACCAGAGCGTTGCCGGAGCGCCCACGAACGCCGCGCCGGACGCGCTTCTGTTGTGCCGCTCGTCCGCCTTTCCGTAGAATCGCGCCTGCATTCCGGACAACAACGCAATACCGGGGTATTCCACCATGAAACAGCGTACCGGCAAGAAACGCACCGCTCATATCGTCTCGCACACGCATTGGGACCGGGAGTGGCGATTCCCCATCTGGGAAACACGACTGATGCTGCTGGATTTCATGGACGAACTGGTGGAGGTGCTCGAATCGGGCAAGTACCCGGGCTTCCTCATGGACGGCCAAGTGTCGCCGGTGCTGGACTACCTCGAAGTGCGGCCCGAAATGGCCGGACGCGTCAAGTCGCTTGTCCAAGCGGACAAGCTCCAGGTCGGGCCGTGGCTCTACCTGCCCGATGAATATCCGGTCGACGGCGAGTGCATGGTGCGCAACCTGCTCTGGGGGCACCGGCGCGCGGCGGAGCTGGGCAAAGTCTTCAACGTGGGTTATACCTCCTTTGGCTGGGGCCAGACGGCGCAACTGCCACAGATTTACGCGGGTTTCGGCATGGACGTCGCGATGATCGGCAAGCGCGTGGGCAAGCACCGCGCGCCGCGATGCGAGTTTCTCTGGCGCGGCCCGGACGGCTCGGAACTGCTGGCGACACGCTTCGGCGAACTGGGCCGTCAGAACTTCTACTTCAAGGTGCATCTCTCCGCGTTGTTCGGCGTAGACCACGAGGGGCCGGAATGGGTCTACCACTGGGCGGACGGCGGCGTCGCGTTCCACCGCGCCGACCCCGAGCAGATGGAGCAAGACCACGCGCGCGTCGACGCGCCCGCGCGCTGGTTTCCGGAAACGATCACGCCGGAGATGATCGAAGCCGTGTGGGACACCATGAGGGAAAGCGTGCTCGCGGACGACCGGCTCATGATGAACGGCTGCGACTACACCGCCAGTCAGCCCCTATTCCCGGAAATGGTTGAGCGCCTTAACGAGGTGGACCCGGACCCCAACCGGCAGTGGGTACACACGACCATGACCGAATACGTGCGCCTGATGCGGCGCCGAATCGTTCGCGAGGCATTGACCGTTGTTGAAGGCGAACTGCGCGACGGCCCAGCGATGGCCGTGACGGGCAACGCGCTCACGACACGGCTCTATATCAAGCGGCTCAACAAGCATGCTCAGAACATGCTGCTGCGTTTCGCCGAACCGCTGAGCGCCGCGGCGGCCATGGCGGGCGCGCCGTATCAGGACGCGCTGCTCCGCAAGGCTTGGGAGTTCCTGCTGGCCGCGCATCCGCATGACTCCATCAACGGCGTAACGCAGGACAAGACGGCGCAGGATGTGGCGGACCGTTTGAACCAGGTTGTGGACTTGTCGCAGTCGCTGGGCAACCGCGCCATGCAGGAACTCGTGCGGCGCATCGACACGTCCGCGTTTGCGGACGGCGACGTGCTGCTGGTCGCGTTCAATCCCCTTCCATACGCGCGGCGCGAGGTGGTCGAGGCCTACGTCAACATGCCCGCCGACCCGGTGAGCACGAATTGGCCGTTCATGCCGGAAGCGTTGCAGTTGTTCGACGCGGACGGCGCGCCGCTGGGCACGCAGTGGATGGGCTTTTCGCGCGAACGGTATTGCGTCGGCGAAGTGCACACGCGCGCATTCCCCTTCGAGTGCCTCCGGCACCGCTTGTTCTTCGACACGGGCGAAGTGCCCCCGGGCGGGTACAAGGTCTTTCGCGCGGGCACGCGCAGGGACATGCAGGGCGACGCCGCGCCTTGGTCGGATTCGCTCGCGCGCACGCACACGCTCTTGCAGACGCCGAATGTTCTCGAAAACGCGCACCTGCGCGTCGAAATGCAGCCGAACGGGACCTTCGACCTGCACGCGAAGCGGCTCAACGCGGTTTTTCGCGGGCTCAACTACTACGAGGACCGCGGCGAGCACGGGGACTACTGGATCAACCATCGCCCCATGTTCGACGCGGCGCACACGTCGCTCGGCTGCGCCGCGCGCATCTGGAGCGAGGAAGCGGGCCCCATGCAGGCCACCCTGGCAAGCGAAATCACGATGACCCCGCCCCGCAAGGGCAACAAGGAGCTGCAACGGCGCGGCGACGACGAAGCGGACCTCACCATCCGCACGGCGGTCACGTTGCGCGCGGACGAAGAGTGCGTCGAGGTCAACGTCTCCTTCGAAAACCGGCACGAGGACCACTTCCTGCGCGTCATGTTTCCGACGGGCCTCTCCGGGGCCATGTTCGCGGACGCGGGCGGCCATTTTATCGTGGACCGCAGGCCTATCCGGCCGCAGGGCCCGACCCCGGACAGCGCGTGGCCCGACATGGGCACGCTGCCGCACAACCATTTTGTGGATTTGAGCGACGGCGCCCTGGGCATGGCGTTTCTCAACGATTCCCTGATGGAATACGAAGTGCTGGACAATGCGGAGCGCACCGTCGCCTTGTCGCTGCTCCGCGCGGTCCGGAACTGGCTATGCACCGAGACGCGCGTCGGCTCCGGGTTCCCGTCGCAAAAGGGCGGGCAGTGCCTGGGCCGCCACGACATCCGTTACGCGATCTATCCGCACGCAGGCGACTGGCGGGAAGCGAATGTGCCTCTGGCAGCGGAGCGGTTCAATGCGCCGCTGCGTCTCGTGCAGACCCGCGCCAACAAAGGCGCGCTGCCCGCGAAACAGGCATCCTTGTTCGCCGTAGACAATCCGGCGTTGCGGTTTTCGGCGCTCAAGAAGGCGGAAGATCGAAACACCTTTTTGCTCCGGCTCTACAACCCCACGGCGGAACCCCTGAAAGGCTCGGTCACGTTCGCGGCGCCTGTGAAACAGGCTTGGGCAGTCAGCCTCAATGAGCGGCGAGAGCAGCCGCTTGCCGTGAAACGCAATCACGAGATACCGGTCGAAGTGAGCCCGTATAAAATCATCTCCGTGGAGATACAAACGCGCTAAATGCGGCGCGGCCCCTGGATTGTCGAGCACAAGTTCGGATGTTAAAATGACGTGTAGACGCAGCGTCCTCACCGCATAGGCGTTCTGACACGCGTGCGATGCCGGAGATGGTCGTGGACACGAAAACGAACCCAGTCCTGCGCCTTGCCGGAGACGAGGCGGCGGCGCCCGTGGCGCAGGCGCGGCAGTTGGGGCCGTTCGAGCGGCTATGGCAACGCCTGATACGCTCGTATGTATATCACGTCATCGTGCATATCACGGACCGCTGCAATCTGCGGTGCAAAACCTGTTTCGTTGAATTCGGGCGTAACGACCTCACGGTCGAACAGGCAGCACTGCTCGCACGGAAACTGGGACACATCCCCTCGTTGGACATCGGCGGCGGCGAACCGTTTCTCCATCCGAGAATAATCGAAATCTGCAAGCAATTCCGCTTCGGAACGGTCACCATCCCGACAAACGGTCAATTTGCGGACCGGGTCGTGAACAAGGCGCGCGAACTGGTCGCAGCTTTCCCACGCGCTGTAACGCTTGCGGTATCCATCGACGGTTTCGAGGAAACCAACGACGCCGTTCGCGGCCCGGGCAGCTTCAAGAAGGCCCTGGAAACATATCGCCGCCTGCGCGAGATACCAGACCTCACCGTGAAGGTCAATACGGTGGTCACGAACCGGAACATCGACGAACTGGCCGCGTTTGTGCGCTATGTACGCGGGCTCGCGCCGGATTATCACTCGCTGCTACTGCTGCGAGGCGACCCGCTGGCCCCGGAGGAGGTGCATCTGCCTGACGCGACTGCGTTGCGCCTCTGCACGCCGGAACTCTTCCGCACTCTGCGCACCTACACGTACGGCAATCGCTGGAACGTATTCGCGCGCTACCTGAAGGCCAACTACCAGGAGTATATGTGGCGCGTTTCGCTGCGGCTGATTGAGGAAAAACGCGCCGTGTTCCAGTGCAAGGCGCCCCATTACAGCAAAGTCATCTACGCGGATGGCACGGCATCGATGTGCGAATTGAAGCCGAGACTCGCAAACCTAATCGGCGAGGATGCAGATGTTGCCGAAGCGCGATTCCGCGCGAATCTCGATGCCTTCGAGGCGGAGCATGGCTACTGCTATTGCACCCACAACTGCAACATGGCCGAAAACATCATGACTCATCCGCTCTCGGTCGTGAAAATCATCCTTGGAATCCTCCACTGATGGCGGCGCCCACCGTATCCGTCGTTATTCCGGTGCACAACCGCACCGGCGACCTGACCACACTGCTCGCCCAGTTGAATGCGCAACACACCCTTGATTTCGAAGTAGTCGTCGTGGACGACGGGTCGTCCCCGCCCGTATGCGAGTCGATCCGGCCCGAGTTCTACCGGTTCAAGCTCGTACTGCTGCGCCGCGAAAC belongs to Candidatus Hydrogenedentota bacterium and includes:
- a CDS encoding alpha-mannosidase, yielding MKQRTGKKRTAHIVSHTHWDREWRFPIWETRLMLLDFMDELVEVLESGKYPGFLMDGQVSPVLDYLEVRPEMAGRVKSLVQADKLQVGPWLYLPDEYPVDGECMVRNLLWGHRRAAELGKVFNVGYTSFGWGQTAQLPQIYAGFGMDVAMIGKRVGKHRAPRCEFLWRGPDGSELLATRFGELGRQNFYFKVHLSALFGVDHEGPEWVYHWADGGVAFHRADPEQMEQDHARVDAPARWFPETITPEMIEAVWDTMRESVLADDRLMMNGCDYTASQPLFPEMVERLNEVDPDPNRQWVHTTMTEYVRLMRRRIVREALTVVEGELRDGPAMAVTGNALTTRLYIKRLNKHAQNMLLRFAEPLSAAAAMAGAPYQDALLRKAWEFLLAAHPHDSINGVTQDKTAQDVADRLNQVVDLSQSLGNRAMQELVRRIDTSAFADGDVLLVAFNPLPYARREVVEAYVNMPADPVSTNWPFMPEALQLFDADGAPLGTQWMGFSRERYCVGEVHTRAFPFECLRHRLFFDTGEVPPGGYKVFRAGTRRDMQGDAAPWSDSLARTHTLLQTPNVLENAHLRVEMQPNGTFDLHAKRLNAVFRGLNYYEDRGEHGDYWINHRPMFDAAHTSLGCAARIWSEEAGPMQATLASEITMTPPRKGNKELQRRGDDEADLTIRTAVTLRADEECVEVNVSFENRHEDHFLRVMFPTGLSGAMFADAGGHFIVDRRPIRPQGPTPDSAWPDMGTLPHNHFVDLSDGALGMAFLNDSLMEYEVLDNAERTVALSLLRAVRNWLCTETRVGSGFPSQKGGQCLGRHDIRYAIYPHAGDWREANVPLAAERFNAPLRLVQTRANKGALPAKQASLFAVDNPALRFSALKKAEDRNTFLLRLYNPTAEPLKGSVTFAAPVKQAWAVSLNERREQPLAVKRNHEIPVEVSPYKIISVEIQTR
- a CDS encoding radical SAM protein, translating into MDTKTNPVLRLAGDEAAAPVAQARQLGPFERLWQRLIRSYVYHVIVHITDRCNLRCKTCFVEFGRNDLTVEQAALLARKLGHIPSLDIGGGEPFLHPRIIEICKQFRFGTVTIPTNGQFADRVVNKARELVAAFPRAVTLAVSIDGFEETNDAVRGPGSFKKALETYRRLREIPDLTVKVNTVVTNRNIDELAAFVRYVRGLAPDYHSLLLLRGDPLAPEEVHLPDATALRLCTPELFRTLRTYTYGNRWNVFARYLKANYQEYMWRVSLRLIEEKRAVFQCKAPHYSKVIYADGTASMCELKPRLANLIGEDADVAEARFRANLDAFEAEHGYCYCTHNCNMAENIMTHPLSVVKIILGILH